A window of Geothrix edaphica genomic DNA:
GCCTCCGACGTCACCGGCCTCGCCATGGTGGACGGCAAGCTGCAGGCCGTGCGCCCCGTCTACGCCGGCAAGGCCTTCGCCACCACCACCTTCTCCAGCGCCGTGCAGACGGCCACCACCCGCCCCAACGTGTTCCCCGCCGCCGAGAAGGCCGGCGCTGGCGCCGTGGAGGTTCTCGCCGCTCCGGCCGGGGACTTCAAGTCCGTGGTGAAGGAGATCCTCGCCAAGGCTGGCGGCAAGGTGGACCTCAGCGAAGCCAACGTCATCGTGAGCGGCGGCCGCGGCATGAAGGACGGCGCCAACTTCAAGATCCTCGAAGAGCTGGCGGATGCCATCGGCGGCGTCGTGGGCGCCTCCCGGGCGGCCGTGGACGCGGGCTGGGGCCTGCCCCACAGCATGCAGGTGGGCCAGACCGGCAAGGTCGTGAGCCCCACCCTCTACATCGCCTGCGGCATCAGCGGCGCCATCCAGCACATCGCCGGCATGAGCGGCTCGAAGTACATCGTCGCCATCAACAAGGATCCCGAAGCGCCGATCTTCAAGCTGGCGAACTACGGCATTGTCGGCGACCTGTTCGAAGTGGTTCCAGAACTGACCAAGGCCGCCAAGGCCATGGGCATCGGCAAGAACTAGTCCGCGCCGTTCCCACCTGCAAAATCGCCCGGCATCCGCCGGGCGATTTTGCAGACAGGGAAAAATTCAAACGCCGAACTGCCTCAAATGGTGGTCGAAGTGCTTGTAGATCAGCCGGCCCCACTGCTCGCCGCTGAGCTGCCCGAAGAAGGGGTGGACACTGCCGTCAACCTTCGCGGCGCCGCGCTGGACAACACGGTCGATGAGCGTCGCCAGCCGGGTGCGCTCGGCCTCGAAGTCCTGGGGGGCGGACACCACGTAGATGGGATCGGTGGGGGAGTTGCGGCGGAAGGGCTTTTCCCCGAAGACGTGGCTCCGGATGAAGGGCGTGATCAGCTTGCCGATGAAGAGCTGCTTCACCGGGCGGTCGCCCAGGAGGTCGCCCAGGGCGATGGAGCAGTGCTTCATCATCTGGGCGGGATCCATCTTCCCCCACTGACGCTGGGCCCCCGGCTCCAGCTCCGCGAACCGCCGGGCCAGGGCGTCGCGGTCGGCCGGGTTGAACAGTGAATTCATCGTTGGTGTCCTTTCTCAGAATGCCGTTCATCGCTCCAGGACATCGCCCGGCGACGCCGGGTGATGTTCTGGAGGGTGCCAGTGCTATACCGGCTCGAACCCTTCATCGCGGAGGAAGTCCCGGGCATCTTCGGGATCGCCGAAGCGGGCGACGACCATGTCGCCTTCGTTCCCATCGCCATCCAGGGCATCCAGGCTGTTCCGCTCCCGGATCACGCAGGACCCGCCGATCTCATCCAGGCCGAACTGCACCAGCTCCCGGATGACGCCG
This region includes:
- a CDS encoding electron transfer flavoprotein subunit alpha/FixB family protein, which gives rise to MILVFCELKDGQIRKPSTEALSEGRRLADASGKKVGALFAGASCAGAAEAAKFGADVILTAEAPTLASYSSDAFATLLADAVKAKGATVLLAAATAVGKDVLPRAAARLGAGYASDVTGLAMVDGKLQAVRPVYAGKAFATTTFSSAVQTATTRPNVFPAAEKAGAGAVEVLAAPAGDFKSVVKEILAKAGGKVDLSEANVIVSGGRGMKDGANFKILEELADAIGGVVGASRAAVDAGWGLPHSMQVGQTGKVVSPTLYIACGISGAIQHIAGMSGSKYIVAINKDPEAPIFKLANYGIVGDLFEVVPELTKAAKAMGIGKN
- a CDS encoding DUF1569 domain-containing protein: MNSLFNPADRDALARRFAELEPGAQRQWGKMDPAQMMKHCSIALGDLLGDRPVKQLFIGKLITPFIRSHVFGEKPFRRNSPTDPIYVVSAPQDFEAERTRLATLIDRVVQRGAAKVDGSVHPFFGQLSGEQWGRLIYKHFDHHLRQFGV